In a genomic window of Gigantopelta aegis isolate Gae_Host chromosome 9, Gae_host_genome, whole genome shotgun sequence:
- the LOC121381230 gene encoding mitochondrial potassium channel ATP-binding subunit-like, producing the protein MLLFNSKSLLMSTRPRLLSHLRGCLLPNQSKLSCTRNCGRHSWSSFHWQFSVGAKYPVHSVQTFIRVFRDALIKRFPVAPITRCTSHLTGRLFPRLVTIPAVCLATGLTVYSHVSQSVDCTAKHAKSRLVGHKNSSDRPEPEFDWKGFLKIVLPEIWYLIAAVVSALAVAVVNINIPLLMGELVNVVSKFTTQTANNFIEEVRKPVMKLIATYAVQGILTFFYISLLSTLGERVALTMKKQLFASLLSEDIAFFDKHKTGELIDRITTDIQDFKSSFKLCISQGLRSVAETIGCVASLMMISVKLTGVMIVVVPGIIFVGTLLGNSLRTLSRASQDQIATSTAVADEAIGNVRTVRAFAMEDKEKELYDHQVEEACRLNVQLGVGIGVFQGLANVALNGIVLGTIFAGGWMLSVNELTAGDLMSFLVATQTIERSLAHMSLLFGQVVRGIGAGARVFEFINAKPDIPLKGGETIPFHSVLGNINFEDVTFSYPTRSDQTVLRDFNLSVPGGTVVALVGLSGGGKSTVAVLLERFYDVSNGKITLDGKDIRTLDPSWLRGKAMGFINQEPVLFATSVMENIRYGKPDATDVEVMEAAKLANAHDFVTQFPQGYHTVLGERGVTVSGGQKQRIAIARALIKNPSILILDEATSALDAESERVVQEALDRVIKGRTVIVIAHRLSTIRNADLIAVVANGKIVEKGTHKSLKQKRGLYWELIRKQELEEEILVHEKQETEF; encoded by the exons ACTTTCATGTACGAGGAATTGTGGACGACATTCATGGAGCTCCTTTCACTGGCAGTTCAGTGTGGGTGCCAAATACCCTGTACACAGTGTCCAAACATTTATCCGAGTCTTTAGAGATGCCTTGATCAAACGGTTTCCAGTGGCCCCCATCACGAGGTGTACATCCCATCTGACAGGGCGTCTCTTTCCCCGTCTTGTCACCATCCCTGCCGTCTGTCTAGCGACGGGGCTTACGGTGTATTCACATGTCAGCCAGAGCGTCGACTGCACGGCCAAACATGCGAAATCTCGACTGGTTGGCCACAAGAACAGCTCCGACAGACCAGAACCCGAGTTCGACTGGAAAGGATTCCTCAAAATAGTTCTTCCAGAAATCTGGTATCTCATCGCTGCTGTTGTT AGTGCACTAGCAGTAGCCGTTGTCAACATAAATATTCCACTGCTGATGGGTGAATTGGTGAACGTGGTGTCAAAGTTCACAACTCAGACAGCTAACAACTTTATTGAGGAAGTTAGAAAACCAGTGATGAAGCTCATAGCAACATACGCTGTACAG ggCATTCTTACTTTCTTCTACATCTCTCTTCTGTCAACTCTTGGAGAACGAGTGGCCTTGACCATGAAGAAGCAGCTGTTTGCCTCACTCTTGAGTGAGGACATCGCGTTCTTCGATAAACACAAGACTGGGGAACTCATTGACAG GATAACAACAGATATTCAAGATTTCAAAAGTTCCTTCAAACTCTGCATATCACAGGGTCTTCGTTCGGTAGCTGAG ACAATCGGCTGTGTAGCATCGCTGATGATGATATCAGTAAAATTGACTGGTGTCATGATCGTTGTGGTTCCtggtattatttttgtgggaaCGTTGCTAGGAAACAGTCTTAGGACGTTATCTCGTGCCTCTCAGGACCAG attGCCACGTCAACGGCTGTTGCCGATGAGGCTATTGGAAATGTGCGCACCGTGAGAGCCTTTGCCATGGAGGACAAGGAGAAAGA GTTATACGATCACCAGGTGGAAGAGGCGTGTAGACTGAACGTTCAGCTTGGAGTTGGAATCGGGGTCTTCCAGGGTCTGGCTAATGTCGCCCTTAATG gCATTGTACTGGGGACAATTTTTGCTGGCGGATGGATGTTGTCTGTGAATGAACTAACTGCTGGAGACCTCATGTCTTTCCTGGTGGCCACGCAGACCATTGAGAG atctCTAGCTCACATGTCACTGTTATTTGGCCAGGTAGTTAGAGGAATCGGAGCAGGAGCTCGAGTGTTTGAG ttcaTCAATGCAAAACCTGACATCCCTCTGAAGGGTGGAGAGACGATACCATTCCACAGTGTGTTAGGAAATATAAACTTCGAAGATGTGACTTTCTCGTACCCGACCCGATCTGATCAA ACCGTGCTGCGTGACTTCAATCTGTCAGTCCCAGGGGGCACTGTTGTTGCGCTAGTTGGATTGTCAGGGGGAG GAAAGTCAACTGTTGCTGTTCTCTTGGAAAGGTTCTATGATGTGTCTAATGGGAAGATAACTCTAGATGGCAAGGACATCAGGACTTTAGATCCATCATGGCTACGGGGGAAAGCAATGGGATTCATCAACCAG GAACCTGTTTTGTTTGCAACATCTGTGATGGAGAACATACGTTATGGTAAACCTGATGCGACAGATGTTGAG GTGATGGAGGCGGCCAAGCTGGCAAACGCTCACGACTTTGTGACTCAGTTTCCGCAAGGTTACCACACAGTGCTGGGTGAGAGGGGGGTCACCGTGTCAGGGGGACAGAAACAGAGGATTGCCATTGCTCGTGCCCTCATCAAGAACCCCTCCATTCTCATACTGGATGAGGCTACCAG TGCGCTGGATGCAGAGTCAGAAAGAGTTGTACAAGAAGCATTAGATAGAGTCATCAAAG GTCGCACCGTCATCGTGATCGCACATCGTCTGAGCACCATCAGGAACGCAGACTTGATTGCTGTTGTCGCAAATGGAAAGATTGTTGAG AAAGGAACTCACAAGTCATTGAAACAGAAGAGAGGTCTTTACTGGGAGCTGATTAGAAAACAGGAACTGGAAGAAGAAATTTTAGTTCACGAAAAACAAGAAACTGAATTTTAA